A region from the Candidatus Krumholzibacteriia bacterium genome encodes:
- a CDS encoding TlpA disulfide reductase family protein, protein MRSNWSLRISLVLVVLALVALLAPRSWIEGLTTTANGEATEDTATVTPSELVFVDLDGGEHRLADALERGPVILDFWATWCAPCKKAMPAYDALRAEYADRGVQLWAVSWDSERMVDRIEPWFEDKGFTFPALRDPDRAGGEALGVRVLPTTFLIAPDGTIAWRHQGYADGDERDLEDAVLRVLGQTSG, encoded by the coding sequence ATGCGCTCGAACTGGTCGTTGCGGATCTCGCTGGTGCTCGTGGTGCTGGCCCTGGTCGCGCTCCTCGCACCCCGCTCGTGGATCGAGGGGCTCACCACGACGGCGAACGGGGAAGCCACGGAGGACACCGCGACGGTCACGCCTTCCGAGCTGGTGTTCGTCGATCTCGACGGGGGGGAGCACCGCCTCGCCGACGCCCTGGAGCGTGGGCCCGTGATCCTGGACTTCTGGGCCACGTGGTGCGCGCCCTGCAAGAAGGCCATGCCCGCCTACGACGCCCTCCGCGCGGAGTACGCCGATCGGGGCGTGCAATTGTGGGCGGTGAGCTGGGACTCCGAACGCATGGTCGATCGGATCGAGCCCTGGTTCGAGGACAAGGGATTCACCTTCCCGGCGTTGCGCGATCCCGACCGCGCCGGAGGCGAGGCCCTCGGCGTCCGGGTCCTCCCCACCACCTTCCTGATCGCCCCCGACGGGACCATCGCCTGGCGTCACCAGGGATACGCCGACGGCGACGAACGGGACCTCGAGGACGCCGTGCTCCGCGTCCTCGGACAGACCTCCGGCTGA
- a CDS encoding adenylyl-sulfate kinase, giving the protein MVLWLVGLSGAGKSSIARVLVDLWKRQRPQTVLLDGDDLRAAVDGRTAELSFTREARSRRETRTADLCAVLERQGFDVICALNSIEQSVRDRNRRCFDRYFEVYVSTPLDVCLTRDREQHYLAALRGERDDVVGLDLDYEAPRSPDMIVDNGHPAAEPALIARHIAGAAQRKLVPQEASVIAARKEAFA; this is encoded by the coding sequence ATGGTTCTCTGGTTGGTCGGACTGTCCGGTGCCGGCAAGTCCAGCATCGCCCGCGTCCTCGTCGACCTCTGGAAACGACAACGACCGCAGACGGTTCTCCTGGACGGCGACGACCTGCGGGCAGCCGTCGACGGTCGCACCGCCGAGCTGTCGTTCACACGGGAAGCCCGCTCGCGACGCGAGACCCGCACCGCGGATCTCTGCGCCGTGCTCGAGAGGCAGGGATTCGACGTGATCTGCGCCCTGAACTCGATCGAGCAGTCCGTCCGCGACCGGAACCGCCGTTGCTTCGACCGCTACTTCGAAGTCTACGTGTCCACCCCGCTCGACGTGTGCCTCACGCGGGACCGCGAGCAGCACTATCTGGCCGCGCTCCGTGGCGAACGCGACGACGTGGTGGGCCTGGATCTGGACTACGAGGCTCCGCGCTCCCCGGACATGATCGTGGACAACGGTCATCCGGCAGCCGAACCCGCCCTGATCGCGCGCCACATCGCCGGCGCCGCGCAGCGCAAACTCGTTCCGCAGGAAGCGAGCGTCATCGCCGCTCGCAAGGAGGCGTTCGCGTGA